The sequence AACATATCTTATATAGTCTCCAGAACTGATATAGACAGGAGTTTCACTATCGGGATTGTATAATTTTAATGGAGTTCTTCCAATAATTCTCCAACCACCAGGAGACATTGAAGGATACATACCTGTTTGTTTACCTGCTATTCCAACAGAACCTGGATAAATTTGTAATCTAGGACTTTCTAATCTAGGAGTTGCTATTTTTTCTGACATTCCACCTAAGTAAGTAAAACCTGGCATAAACCCAAGCATATAAACTAAATAATCAGTTCCTGTATGAATTTTGACAACTTCTTCTTTTGAAAGTTTATTATATTCTGCTACATAAGATAAATCAGGTCCACATTCATCATTGTATAAAGTAGGAATTTCTATTAAAGTAACTTCCTCATCTTCAACAGTTTCGTTGTCATCATTTAAAAGAGTTTTCAATTTTTCAACCAAACTTTGATAATCAACTTTTAAGACATCATAATTTACAAGTAAAGAACAATAAGTAGGGACAAGTTCAATAATTCCATCTATATTTTCTTTTTTTATATTATCCATCATTTTTCTAATTTTCTTATTTATATCAACAGAGATTTCATTTCCAAATTCTATTACTAAGGCAGAATCTCCAGAAAATAGAAATTTTACTGAATTTTCCATTTTAATACCTCCATTAAGTTTAATACCTCCATTAAGCAAATAATTCTGCTAACTTAGATAGGGATTGTACTCCTATATATGCAGTTACAACTACAACAACCCAACCTAATAAGAATAAAATATTTGAATGTTTGTATTTTCCAACAATTCCTTCTTTTTTACTAGCTATTAAAGTGATTGCTAAAGTGATAGGTAAGATAAGTCCATTTAATGAACCTGCAAGAACAAGTAATTTTACTGGTTTACCTAGGAAAATAAGAATTAAAGTTGATACAACTATAAAACCTATTATAAATAAATTTTCATAATTTTTAACAACTTTAAATAATGTTTTTAAGAAAGAAACACTTGTATAAGCAGCACCAACAATAGAAGTTAAAGCAGCTGCTAAGAATACTAAACCAAATATTTTATATCCAACAGTTCCTGCAGCAATCTTAAAAGCATCTGCTGCTGGGTTTCCTGCATCAAGTTGATTTCCAAGAGAAACAACCCCTAAAACTGCTAAGAATAAAAATATTCTTACTATTGTAGCAACACCCATTCCTAATATTGCTGATTTATTAACTTGTGGTAAATTTTCTTCTCCAATAATTCCTGCGTCTATAAGCCTATGCCCACCAGAGAACATAATATAACCTCCAACAGTTCCTCCAATTAAAGTGATAATGGCTATTAAATTTACAGAACTAGGTATAAAAGTTTCTTTTATAGCAGTTCCAACAGGGGGATTAGTTGAGAAAGCAACATATCCTATAAGTAAAATCATCATTGCACCCAAAATTTGTGTTAGTTTATCCATAAGTTTTGAAGCAGATTTAAAAGAGAATATAATTACTCCCAATGCTCCACTTACAAGAGCAGCAATTTTTAAATCTAAATCAAATAAAACTTGAAAACCTAAGGCAGCCCCACCAACATTTCCTATATTGAAAGCCAAACCACCTAAACAAACTAAAAATGTTATAAAATAGCCAAGCCCTGGTAGAACATTATTTGCAATATCTTGCCCTCTCATTTTAGAAACAGCAAGAACTCTCCATACATTTAATTGAGCTACAAAAGACATTAGAACTGATGCTAATATTACAAAGGCAAATGTTGCTCCCATATCTTTTGTAAAAACTGCTGTTTGAGTCATAAATCCAGGTCCTATTGCCGAAGTTGCCATTAGAAATGCTGCTCCTAAAAGAACAGATAAATTATTTTTTTTCTCCATATTAACACCTCATCTTATTTTATAAATTCATATAGTGATTTTACTTCTATTCCATCTGCAATTAATGACTTTCTTATTCTATCCACAAATTCAATGGCTTTTGGGTTATCTCCATGTACACAGATAGAATCAGCAGCAATGTCAATTTCTTCTCCATTAACAGCAGTAACCTTTTTAGTCTTTATCATTTTTATAACTCTGGCAATAGCTTCATCAGGTTCTTTTACAAAAGCACCAGGCAAATTTCTATTTACAAGAGTTCCATCAGGATTGTATCCTCTATCTGCAAAAACTTCTTCTGCAACTTTTAATCCTCTTCTTTTACCTTCTTTTGCCATATAACTTCCACTTAAAGTCATAACTATTATATCTTTATCAAATTGTTCTATTCCATCTAAAACTGCATCTGCTAAATCTTTTTCAACAGCTGCCATATTATAGAAAGCACCATGTAATTTCATATGTTGAAGTTTAGTTTCATTAGCTTTTGCAAAAGCATTTAAAGCACCGAGTTGATATAACATATATGCCCTAGCTTCATCAGGAGTTACTACCATTTTCCGTCTACCAAAACCTAACAAGTCTGGATATCCAGGGTGAGCACCAACAGCAACATTATTTTCTTTTGCAATTTTAATTGTTTTGTCCATAATCAATGGGTCACCTGCATGCCAACCACAAGCACAATTTACACTGGTAACACATTTCATAATTTCTTCATCCATTCCAAGTTTGTAAGCTCCATAACCTTCACCAATGTCAGAATTTAGAT is a genomic window of Fusobacterium nucleatum containing:
- the pxpB gene encoding 5-oxoprolinase subunit PxpB is translated as MENSVKFLFSGDSALVIEFGNEISVDINKKIRKMMDNIKKENIDGIIELVPTYCSLLVNYDVLKVDYQSLVEKLKTLLNDDNETVEDEEVTLIEIPTLYNDECGPDLSYVAEYNKLSKEEVVKIHTGTDYLVYMLGFMPGFTYLGGMSEKIATPRLESPRLQIYPGSVGIAGKQTGMYPSMSPGGWRIIGRTPLKLYNPDSETPVYISSGDYIRYVSISEEEYNNILKKVENNEYKLNIRKVKRGELNA
- a CDS encoding NRAMP family divalent metal transporter — translated: MEKKNNLSVLLGAAFLMATSAIGPGFMTQTAVFTKDMGATFAFVILASVLMSFVAQLNVWRVLAVSKMRGQDIANNVLPGLGYFITFLVCLGGLAFNIGNVGGAALGFQVLFDLDLKIAALVSGALGVIIFSFKSASKLMDKLTQILGAMMILLIGYVAFSTNPPVGTAIKETFIPSSVNLIAIITLIGGTVGGYIMFSGGHRLIDAGIIGEENLPQVNKSAILGMGVATIVRIFLFLAVLGVVSLGNQLDAGNPAADAFKIAAGTVGYKIFGLVFLAAALTSIVGAAYTSVSFLKTLFKVVKNYENLFIIGFIVVSTLILIFLGKPVKLLVLAGSLNGLILPITLAITLIASKKEGIVGKYKHSNILFLLGWVVVVVTAYIGVQSLSKLAELFA
- a CDS encoding 5-oxoprolinase subunit PxpA, coding for MKFFVDLNSDIGEGYGAYKLGMDEEIMKCVTSVNCACGWHAGDPLIMDKTIKIAKENNVAVGAHPGYPDLLGFGRRKMVVTPDEARAYMLYQLGALNAFAKANETKLQHMKLHGAFYNMAAVEKDLADAVLDGIEQFDKDIIVMTLSGSYMAKEGKRRGLKVAEEVFADRGYNPDGTLVNRNLPGAFVKEPDEAIARVIKMIKTKKVTAVNGEEIDIAADSICVHGDNPKAIEFVDRIRKSLIADGIEVKSLYEFIK